One genomic segment of Tachyglossus aculeatus isolate mTacAcu1 chromosome 17, mTacAcu1.pri, whole genome shotgun sequence includes these proteins:
- the PHF12 gene encoding PHD finger protein 12, which translates to MWEKMETKTIVYDLDTSGGLMEQIQALLAPPRSEDGDKRGGGGGRKPEKEPRRSGRATNHDSCDSCKEGGDLLCCDHCPAAFHLQCCNPPLSEEMLPPGEWMCHRCTVRRKKREQKKELGQVNGLVDKSGKRTTSPSSDPDFLDRTSGKTDLKAIAQARLLERRASRPGTPTSNASTETPTSEQNDVDEDIIDVEDEAAGAAAEGDCGQPQLKRPFELLIAAAMERNPTQFQLPNELTCTTALPGTSKRRRKEETTGKNVKKTQHELDHNGLVPLPVKVCFTCNRSCRVAPLIQCDYCPLLFHMDCLQPPLTAMPLGRWMCPNHIEHVVLNQKNMTLSNRCQVFDRFQDTISQHVVKVDFLSRIHKKHPPNRRVIQSVKRRSLKVPDAIKSQYRFPPPLLAPAAIRDGELICNGIPEESQKHLLKSEHLASQSEQQEWLCSVVALQCSILKHLSAKQMPSHWDSEQTEKADIKPVLVAGSSVATSPQAADKAPPPPSLYGPPCPPGVPAQSPLGCPPAQPPPPPDDVTCASRTDRSKKAAAASCATANGPTGSEARANGPHLYGVPPDPTAQPTDSRRLPGPGSALPLPSPRQAWSRPPAGGGPPNHALGLVVKTEGTVACAQRSVAPGPGLPPSIPGSCASLETTSTLQRKNVQTQIGPPLSEPRPLGSPPNATRALTPPQAAGDGGASQRFCSPAPTSDDKVSPGTFAIGSALSIHSLPPNSTTMVDLTNSLRAFVDGNGEIEINMLDEKLIKFLALQRIHQLFPSKAQAPGGSAGTHQLPPGGHHPEVQKREVQARAVFYPLTGLGGAVNMCYRTLYIGTGADMDVCLTNYGHCNYVSGKHACIFYDENTKHYELLNYSEHGTTVDNVLYSCDFSEKTTPTPPSSIVAKVQSVIKRRRSRKQEEEEAAAAAAAAAAAGEAAAAAVMSAQAQGPPRRPCSCKASSSSLIGGSGAGWEGTALLHHGSYIKVGCLQFVFSITEFATKQPRPGDAAPVPDAGLSLKPHQGPVLRSNSVP; encoded by the exons CAACCCTCCATTGAGTGAAGAGATGCTGCCGCCCGGGGAGTGGATGTGTCACCGCTGTACCGTTCGCCGGAAG AAACGGGAGCAGAAGAAGGAGCTAGGCCAGGTCAACGGGCTGGTGGACAAGAGCGGCAAGCGCACCACGTCCCCCAGCAGCGACCCGGACTTCTTGGACCGGACGTCCGGCAAAACGGACCTGAAGGCCATCGCCCAGGCCCGGCTCCTGGAGCGAAGGGCCAGCCGGCCCGGCACGCCCACGTCCAACGCCAGCACGGAGACCCCCACCTCAGAGCAGAATGACGTGGATGAGGACATCATCGACGTGGAGGAcgaggcggcgggggcggcggcggagggggacTGTGGCCAGCCCCAGCTGAAGCGGCCCTTCGAGCTGCTGATCGCGGCCGCCATGGAGCGCAACCCGACCCAATTCCAGTTGCCCAACGAGCTGACTTGCACCACCGCGCTACCAG GTActagcaagaggaggaggaaggaggagacgacGGGGAAAAATGTCAAGAAGACACAGCACGAGTTGGATCACAATGGACTGGTCCCTTTGCCAGTAAAAGTTTGTTTCACCTGCAACAG GAGTTGCAGGGTGGCCCCTCTTATCCAGTGCGACTATTGCCccctcctgttccacatggactgCCTTCAACCGCCGCTCACTGCCATGCCCTTGGGCAGATGGATGTGCCCAAACCACATCGAACACGTGGTG CTGAACCAGAAGAACATGACCCTGAGCAACCGGTGTCAAGTGTTTGACCGCTTCCAAGACACCATTTCTCAGCACGTGGTCAAGGTGGACTTCCTCAGCCGAATCCATAAGAAGCATCCCCCCAACCGCCGAGTGATCCAGTCCGTCAAGAGAAGAAGCTTGAAG GTTCCGGATGCCATAAAGTCTCAGTACCGGTTTCCGCCCCCGCTCCTCGCCCCGGCGGCCATTAGGGATGGCGAGCTGATCTGCAACGGGATTCCCGAGGAATCGCAGAAGCACCTTTTGAAGTCTGAGCACTTAGCGAGCCAGTCAGAGCAGCAAGAG TGGCTCTGTAGTGTTGTTGCCCTCCAGTGCAGCATATTGAAACATTTATCTGCTAAGCAGATGCCTTCGCATTGGGACTCTGAACAGACAGAGAAGGCTGATATTAAGCCTGTTCTTGTGGCAGGCAGCTCGGTTGCCACCTCTCCGCAGGCAGCTGACAAGGCacctcctcccccgtccctttACGGCCCACCCTGCCCCCCGGGGGTCCCCGCCCAGAGCCCCCTGGgctgccccccggcccagccACCTCCGCCCCCCGACGACGTCACCTGCGCCTCCCGTACGGACAGGTCCAAGAAAGCGGCGGCGGCGTCCTGCGCGACCGCCAACGGGCCCACGGGCTCGGAGGCGAGAGCCAACGGCCCCCACCTGTACGGCGTGCCCCCGGACCCCACGGCCCAGCCGACGGACTCGCGGCGCCTCCCGGGCCCCGGGAGCgccctcccgctcccctccccccggcAGGCCTGGTCCAGGCCCCCGGCGGGCGGGGGCCCGCCCAACCACGCGCTGGGCCTGGTCGTGAAGACGGAGGGCACCGTCGCGTGCGCCCAGAGGAGCGTggcccccggcccgggcctgCCCCCCTCCATTCCCGGTTCCTGTGCCAGCCTCGAGACCACCAGCACTTTGCAAAGGAAGAACGTCCAGACGCAGATAGGACCCCCGCTCTCGGAGCCGCGGCCTCTCGGGTCCCCCCCGAACGCCACCCGGGCGCTCACCCCACCCCAGGCGGCGGGCGATGGCGGAGCCAGCCAGCGATTCTGCTCACCAGCTCCCACTTCGG ATGACAAGGTCAGCCCCGGCACATTCGCCATAGGAAGCGCTTTAAGCATCCATTCTCTCCCGCCCAACTCTACCACTATGGTGGACCTCACCAATTCCCTGAGAGCGTTCGTGGATGGGAACGGAG AGATCGAGATCAATATGCTGGACGAGAAGCTGATCAAGTTTCTGGCCCTGCAGAGGATACATCAGCTGTTCCCTTCCAAAGCACAGGCCCCGGGCGGGAGCGCAGGCACCCATCAGCTACCCCCGGGGGGGCACCACCCAGAAG TGCAAAAAAGAGAGGTTCAGGCCCGGGCGGTGTTTTACCCCCTCACGGGGCTCGGGGGGGCCGTGAACATGTGCTATCGGACCCTCTACATCGGAACAG gaGCTGACATGGATGTGTGCCTTACAAACTACGGTCACTGTAACTACGTGTCGGGTAAACACGCCTGCATATTTTACGATGAG AATACCAAGCATTACGAGCTGTTGAACTACAGCGAGCACGGCACCACGGTGGACAACGTTCTGTATTCGTGTGACTTCTCTGAGAAGACCACCCCAACCCCCCCGAGCAGTATTGTTGCCAAAGTCCAGAGCGTCATCA AACGGCGCCGGAGtcggaagcaggaggaggaggaggcggcggcggcggcggcggcggcggcggcggcgggggaggcggcggcggcggcggtgatGAGCGCGCAGGCGCAGGGGCCGCCCCGGAGACCCTGCAGCTGTAAGGCCAGCAGCTCCAGCCTGATCGGGGGCAGCGGGGCCGGCTGGGAGGGCACCGCCCTGCTCCACCACGGCAGCTACATCAAGGTGGGCTGCCTGCAGTTCGTCTTCAGCATCACCGAGTTCGCGACCAAACAGCCCCGGCCCGGGGACGCGGCCCCCGTGCCCGACGCGGGACTGTCCCTCAAGCCCCACCAGGGGCCCGTGCTGCGCTCCAACTCTGTGCCCTAG